Proteins from a genomic interval of Pseudomonadota bacterium:
- the gspM gene encoding type II secretion system protein GspM: MNPSALLAQFHARSPREQVMLLAAGLTLLVFAVYLFALQPFMTALADTRARVDGNVRSIEYMREAAGEAIALQGAGGASGAPADTRTSPLAALDQTFRSMGLEQPTRIEPVGQDGARVQFSNVDVNALIRALGVVEQRFGLRVSQLNLTRRQPGLVSARVSVER; the protein is encoded by the coding sequence ATGAACCCGTCGGCCCTGCTTGCCCAGTTTCACGCGCGCTCGCCGCGCGAGCAGGTGATGTTGCTCGCCGCCGGGCTGACCCTGTTGGTGTTTGCGGTGTACCTCTTTGCGTTACAGCCCTTCATGACTGCACTCGCGGACACTCGGGCACGCGTGGACGGCAACGTGCGCTCGATCGAATACATGCGCGAAGCGGCAGGCGAAGCGATTGCACTGCAGGGTGCAGGCGGCGCGTCCGGTGCACCTGCGGACACCCGCACCAGCCCCCTGGCGGCGCTCGACCAGACCTTTCGCTCAATGGGGCTCGAGCAACCGACACGCATTGAACCGGTCGGCCAGGACGGCGCGCGCGTGCAGTTTTCCAACGTGGACGTCAACGCCCTGATCCGCGCCCTCGGTGTGGTGGAGCAGCGCTTTGGCTTGCGCGTGTCTCAACTCAACCTCACGCGTCGCCAGCCCGGCCTGGTCAGCGCACGCGTGTCCGTGGAACGCTGA
- the gspN gene encoding type II secretion system protein N has translation MRAVGLCVLATVVFLGTLVLRVPLDRVHPWLPDGLQNGLRFVGSVSDGSVLGVRTGGGPLDADWVLQPQALLRGQLGADVDFVLNREIEGASRVSLGLGRVLTVQDLRLAADANALDALVLPGILRFGGGVRLNIERAEIAQSQYGPAVGVVSWSGASVTGQIAVSLGDVRLTLTEVDGGTRADISNSGGEIALSGTATLTTDGAYQTDVVAVPTAAASPNVVFTLQNIAQAESANRFRIRQSGTLADVL, from the coding sequence ATGCGCGCAGTCGGTCTGTGCGTGCTGGCGACCGTGGTCTTTCTCGGCACCCTGGTGCTGCGCGTGCCGCTCGACCGCGTCCACCCGTGGTTGCCCGACGGCTTGCAGAACGGGCTGCGCTTCGTCGGCAGCGTGTCCGACGGCAGCGTGCTTGGCGTGCGCACGGGCGGCGGGCCGCTCGACGCCGATTGGGTGTTACAGCCGCAGGCGCTGTTGCGCGGTCAGCTCGGCGCTGATGTCGATTTTGTCCTCAACCGCGAGATCGAGGGCGCGTCCCGCGTCTCGCTCGGACTCGGTCGTGTGCTCACCGTACAGGACCTGCGGCTCGCGGCCGACGCCAACGCGCTCGACGCACTGGTGTTGCCCGGAATCCTGCGTTTCGGTGGCGGCGTGCGTTTGAACATCGAGCGCGCAGAGATTGCCCAGTCGCAGTACGGGCCGGCCGTGGGTGTGGTCAGCTGGAGCGGGGCGTCGGTCACCGGCCAGATCGCCGTGTCACTCGGTGACGTGCGCCTGACCCTGACAGAAGTGGATGGCGGGACGCGTGCGGACATCAGCAACAGCGGTGGCGAGATTGCGCTCAGCGGCACCGCAACGCTGACCACGGACGGTGCCTACCAGACCGACGTGGTCGCCGTACCCACGGCTGCGGCCTCACCCAACGTTGTCTTCACGCTGCAGAACATCGCCCAGGCTGAATCGGCAAACCGTTTTCGGATACGCCAGAGCGGTACGCTCGCAGACGTGCTCTGA